The sequence AGGAACTCGTCTGCGGCGGCGGCGTACCAGTCGTCGGAGAGCCGGTCCGGGGCGGCGAACAGGGAACGCAGGGTGCGAACGACCAAGCGGCGGGGCATCCAGGCCGCTACCGCAGCCAGTTCCGGACGCAGCAGGCGCACGAGACGTACGTGGTCGCGACCGCGGAGGAACGCCGGGGAGGGCGAGAGAAGCACCAGCCGTCCGACGCGGTCCGCCTGGCGCAGCCCCATCTCGATGGCGACCCTGCCGCCCATCGAGTTGCCGACCAGGTGGGCCCGTTCGATGCTCAGCGTGTCGAGCAGGTCCTCCAACCAGCGGGTGTAGAACGCGGCGTGCAGGGGCCGCAGCGGCTTGTCGCTGTCGCCGAACCCGGGCAGGTCGGGGGCGACCACGCGGTGCTCGGCGCACAGAGCGCGGAAGGTGGGCAGCAGCGAGGCGTTGGTGGCTCCCAGCCCGTGGAGCAGGACCACGGGCGGCCCCGAGCCGGCCTCGAGGTAGAAGGTGCTCAACCCGTTCGCGGTGACGTCTCCTGCAACCGACAGCTGAGGATCCCGGCCAGGAGGATCCCACATGCCGGACATCCGCAGGGACAGCGCGAGGTTGCCGCGCACCCGCAGATCGCCGTCGAGGAACGCATCGACCCCCGACCGTTCGCCTGCGGCGACGTCCCGCAACGTGCCGACGGTCGCGGTCACCGTCGTGTCGGGATCGTCGACCTCCCCCCACGCCAGCGCGGGACGACCGCCCTGGATGCGTAACGTCCAGCTGCCGCCGCCGGTCACCCGCAGCACGATCGTGCCGTCCAGCCAACTCGGCAAGGTGGTCTCCTGCCGCAGCCGCTGGACCAGGACCTCGCCGAGATCGTCCGTGGTCGCCGTCGACACGCCTCAGGCCTCCGGTTGGTCGAAGAAACGCAGGATCTGCTGCGCGAACAACAGGTCTCCGGAGACCCGCAGCTCGCCGGTCATGAACAGTGCGGGGCCACCGGCCTGCCCGGTGACGGGCTTTGAGAAGCTGACCACATCGGTGGTCAGTGTGACGCGCGGGTCGTCCCTCGGTCGCGGCCGATCGCGCAGGTCCCATCGCGGATCGAGACCAGGTACGGGTGCTCGTCACCCTGGTGGACGATGATCCACTGGATGTCGGCCTCGAGGCCCTCGGCCCGATCGGGACGGAAGCGCTGCTGCATCCCCTCGAACACGCGGTCCAGGAC comes from Actinomycetota bacterium and encodes:
- a CDS encoding alpha/beta fold hydrolase, translated to MSTATTDDLGEVLVQRLRQETTLPSWLDGTIVLRVTGGGSWTLRIQGGRPALAWGEVDDPDTTVTATVGTLRDVAAGERSGVDAFLDGDLRVRGNLALSLRMSGMWDPPGRDPQLSVAGDVTANGLSTFYLEAGSGPPVVLLHGLGATNASLLPTFRALCAEHRVVAPDLPGFGDSDKPLRPLHAAFYTRWLEDLLDTLSIERAHLVGNSMGGRVAIEMGLRQADRVGRLVLLSPSPAFLRGRDHVRLVRLLRPELAAVAAWMPRRLVVRTLRSLFAAPDRLSDDWYAAAADEFLRVYRTVRGRLAFFSAARQIYLEEPHDKPGGFWDRLPDLAPPSLFLWGAEDWLVPASFAGHVEEALPSVKSVVLDDCGHVPQYEHPDKTHELVRGFLEASD
- a CDS encoding SCP2 sterol-binding domain-containing protein; translated protein: MVSFSKPVTGQAGGPALFMTGELRVSGDLLFAQQILRFFDQPEA